Proteins encoded together in one Mus pahari chromosome 9, PAHARI_EIJ_v1.1, whole genome shotgun sequence window:
- the Arhgef25 gene encoding rho guanine nucleotide exchange factor 25 isoform X2 codes for MESGLRGPPERDPLGPGSTKTESDCTEEDQTGEHEREVLAWAPQPESYSIAVSEGSVSASAVSGLAALSGPSSGLSSDPCSPIPPGPVTGLRRWLDHSKHCLSVETEAESGQTGQCENWMLEPTLTTGQELPELTLLTTLLEGPGDKAQPTEEETLSQAPKNEEEQKKTALERSMFVLSELVETERMYVDDLGHIVEGYMATMATQGVPESLRGRDRIVFGNIQQIYEWHRDYFLQELQQCLKDPDWLAQLFIKHERRLHMYVVYCQNKPKSEHVLSEFGDSYFEELRQQLGHRLQLNDLLIKPVQRIMKYQLLLKDFLKYYRRAGMDTEELEQAVEVMCFVPKRCNDMMSLGRLRGFEGKLTAQGKLLGQDTFLVTEPEAGGLLSSRGRERRVFLFEQIVIFSEALGGGGRGGAQPGYVYKNSIKVSCLGLEGNLQGNPCRFALTSRGPEGGIQRYVLQASDPAVSQAWIKQVAQILESQRDFLNALQSPIEYQRRESQTNSLGRPGGPGVGSPGRIRPGDLAQASMHTPINGSLPSLLLLPRGEVSRVQLPLDTQALSDALQTPHDSPALPTVNTPPCQARLAKLDEDEL; via the exons ATGGAATCGGGATTAAGAGGG CCCCCGGAGAGAGATCCCTTAGGGCCTGGGAGTACCAAGACAGAGAGTGATTGTACCGAGGAGGATCAGACAGGGGAGCACGAACGTGAGGTCCTCGCCTGGGCTCCGCAGCCCG AATCCTATTCTATTGCCGTCAGTGAGGGGAGTGTGTCAGCGTCTGCTGTCTCGGGGctggctgccctgtctggccccAGCTCTGGCCTCAGCTCCGATCCATGTTCTCCGATTCCCCCTGGACCAGTAACTGGCCTGAGGAGATGGTTGGATCATTCCAAACATTGTCTCagtgtggaaactgaggcagagagtggTCAGACCGGACAATGTGAG AACTGGATGCTGGAGCCAACTTTAACCACAGGACAGGAGCTGCCTGAACTGACATTACTGACTACATTGCTGGAGGGTCCTGGAGACAAGGCACAG CCAACTGAAGAGGAAACTTTGTCTCAAGCTCCCAAGAATGAGGAAGAGCAGAAGAAGACGGCTCTGGAAAGGAGTAT GTTTGTCCTGAGTGAGCtggtggaaacagaaagaatgtatGTGGACGACTTGGGACACATTGTAGAG GGTTACATGGCTACCATGGCTACTCAGGGGGTCCCTGAGAGTCTCCGAGGTCGTGACAGGATTGTGTTTGGGAACATTCAGCAGATCTATGAGTGGCACCGAGA CTATTTCCTGCAGGAGCTGCAGCAGTGTTTGAAAGATCCTGATTGGTTGGCTCAGCTGTTCATCAAACAT GAGCGCCGActgcatatgtatgtggtgtacTGCCAGAACAAACCCAAGTCAGAGCACGTGCTCTCAGAGTTTGGGGACAGCTACTTTGAG gaGCTCAGGCAGCAGCTGGGACACCGACTGCAGCTCAATGACCTCCTCATTAAACCAGTGCAGCGAATCATGAAATACCAGTTGCTGCTGAAG GATTTCCTAAAGTATTACAGAAGAGCTGGGATGGATACTGAGGAGCTGGAG CAAGCTGTGGAGGTCATGTGCTTCGTACCTAAGCGATGCAATGATATGATGTCCCTGGGGAGACTTCGGGGATTTGAG GGAAAACTGACTGCTCAGGGGAAGCTCTTGGGCCAGGACACATTCTTGGTTACAGAGCCTGAAGCTGGGGGTCTGCTTTCTTCCCGGGGTCGGGAGAGGCGTGTCTTCCTGTTCGAGCAAATCGTTATCTTCAGTGAGGCCCTGGGAGGAGGAGGCCGAGGTGGCGCGCAGCCTGGCTATGTGTACAAGAACAGCATCAAG GTGAGCTGCCTAGGGCTGGAGGGGAATCTCCAAGGCAACCCTTGCCGGTTTGCGCTGACCTCTAGAGGGCCAGAAGGTGGGATTCAGCGCTACGTTCTGCAGGCTTCAGACCCTGCAGTCAGTCAAGCCTGGATCAAGCAAGTGGCCCAGATCCTGGAAAGCCAGCGTGACTTTCTCAACG CATTACAGTCACCCATTGAATACCAGAGACGAGAGAGCCAGACCAACAGCCTGGGGCGACCAGGAGGGCCTGGGGTAGGGAGCCCTGGGAGAATACGGCCTGGAGACCTGGCCCAGGccagcatgcacacacccatcaatggctctctcccctccctgctgctTCTGCCCAGAGGGGAGGTGTCCAGAGTGCAGTTGCCCCTGGATACACAG GCTCTCAGTGATGCCCTCCAGACTCCTCATgactctccagcccttcccactGTGAACACTCCTCCCTGTCAGGCCAGGCTCGCCAAGCTGGATGAAGATGAGCTGTAA
- the Arhgef25 gene encoding rho guanine nucleotide exchange factor 25 isoform X1: protein MKPPDRPTPGRTDRILGVMGGMLRACAVPGQEGPPERDPLGPGSTKTESDCTEEDQTGEHEREVLAWAPQPESYSIAVSEGSVSASAVSGLAALSGPSSGLSSDPCSPIPPGPVTGLRRWLDHSKHCLSVETEAESGQTGQCENWMLEPTLTTGQELPELTLLTTLLEGPGDKAQPTEEETLSQAPKNEEEQKKTALERSMFVLSELVETERMYVDDLGHIVEGYMATMATQGVPESLRGRDRIVFGNIQQIYEWHRDYFLQELQQCLKDPDWLAQLFIKHERRLHMYVVYCQNKPKSEHVLSEFGDSYFEELRQQLGHRLQLNDLLIKPVQRIMKYQLLLKDFLKYYRRAGMDTEELEQAVEVMCFVPKRCNDMMSLGRLRGFEGKLTAQGKLLGQDTFLVTEPEAGGLLSSRGRERRVFLFEQIVIFSEALGGGGRGGAQPGYVYKNSIKVSCLGLEGNLQGNPCRFALTSRGPEGGIQRYVLQASDPAVSQAWIKQVAQILESQRDFLNALQSPIEYQRRESQTNSLGRPGGPGVGSPGRIRPGDLAQASMHTPINGSLPSLLLLPRGEVSRVQLPLDTQALSDALQTPHDSPALPTVNTPPCQARLAKLDEDEL from the exons ATGAAGCCCCCGGACCGCCCCACCCCTGGCCGCACTGACCGGATACTGGGGGTCATGGGGGGCATGCTTCGCGCATGCGCCGTACCCGGGCAGGAGGGG CCCCCGGAGAGAGATCCCTTAGGGCCTGGGAGTACCAAGACAGAGAGTGATTGTACCGAGGAGGATCAGACAGGGGAGCACGAACGTGAGGTCCTCGCCTGGGCTCCGCAGCCCG AATCCTATTCTATTGCCGTCAGTGAGGGGAGTGTGTCAGCGTCTGCTGTCTCGGGGctggctgccctgtctggccccAGCTCTGGCCTCAGCTCCGATCCATGTTCTCCGATTCCCCCTGGACCAGTAACTGGCCTGAGGAGATGGTTGGATCATTCCAAACATTGTCTCagtgtggaaactgaggcagagagtggTCAGACCGGACAATGTGAG AACTGGATGCTGGAGCCAACTTTAACCACAGGACAGGAGCTGCCTGAACTGACATTACTGACTACATTGCTGGAGGGTCCTGGAGACAAGGCACAG CCAACTGAAGAGGAAACTTTGTCTCAAGCTCCCAAGAATGAGGAAGAGCAGAAGAAGACGGCTCTGGAAAGGAGTAT GTTTGTCCTGAGTGAGCtggtggaaacagaaagaatgtatGTGGACGACTTGGGACACATTGTAGAG GGTTACATGGCTACCATGGCTACTCAGGGGGTCCCTGAGAGTCTCCGAGGTCGTGACAGGATTGTGTTTGGGAACATTCAGCAGATCTATGAGTGGCACCGAGA CTATTTCCTGCAGGAGCTGCAGCAGTGTTTGAAAGATCCTGATTGGTTGGCTCAGCTGTTCATCAAACAT GAGCGCCGActgcatatgtatgtggtgtacTGCCAGAACAAACCCAAGTCAGAGCACGTGCTCTCAGAGTTTGGGGACAGCTACTTTGAG gaGCTCAGGCAGCAGCTGGGACACCGACTGCAGCTCAATGACCTCCTCATTAAACCAGTGCAGCGAATCATGAAATACCAGTTGCTGCTGAAG GATTTCCTAAAGTATTACAGAAGAGCTGGGATGGATACTGAGGAGCTGGAG CAAGCTGTGGAGGTCATGTGCTTCGTACCTAAGCGATGCAATGATATGATGTCCCTGGGGAGACTTCGGGGATTTGAG GGAAAACTGACTGCTCAGGGGAAGCTCTTGGGCCAGGACACATTCTTGGTTACAGAGCCTGAAGCTGGGGGTCTGCTTTCTTCCCGGGGTCGGGAGAGGCGTGTCTTCCTGTTCGAGCAAATCGTTATCTTCAGTGAGGCCCTGGGAGGAGGAGGCCGAGGTGGCGCGCAGCCTGGCTATGTGTACAAGAACAGCATCAAG GTGAGCTGCCTAGGGCTGGAGGGGAATCTCCAAGGCAACCCTTGCCGGTTTGCGCTGACCTCTAGAGGGCCAGAAGGTGGGATTCAGCGCTACGTTCTGCAGGCTTCAGACCCTGCAGTCAGTCAAGCCTGGATCAAGCAAGTGGCCCAGATCCTGGAAAGCCAGCGTGACTTTCTCAACG CATTACAGTCACCCATTGAATACCAGAGACGAGAGAGCCAGACCAACAGCCTGGGGCGACCAGGAGGGCCTGGGGTAGGGAGCCCTGGGAGAATACGGCCTGGAGACCTGGCCCAGGccagcatgcacacacccatcaatggctctctcccctccctgctgctTCTGCCCAGAGGGGAGGTGTCCAGAGTGCAGTTGCCCCTGGATACACAG GCTCTCAGTGATGCCCTCCAGACTCCTCATgactctccagcccttcccactGTGAACACTCCTCCCTGTCAGGCCAGGCTCGCCAAGCTGGATGAAGATGAGCTGTAA
- the Arhgef25 gene encoding rho guanine nucleotide exchange factor 25 isoform X4 — translation MEHSQGSINSVMRVICQVLVDPFRPPERDPLGPGSTKTESDCTEEDQTGEHEREVLAWAPQPESYSIAVSEGSVSASAVSGLAALSGPSSGLSSDPCSPIPPGPVTGLRRWLDHSKHCLSVETEAESGQTGQCENWMLEPTLTTGQELPELTLLTTLLEGPGDKAQPTEEETLSQAPKNEEEQKKTALERSMFVLSELVETERMYVDDLGHIVEGYMATMATQGVPESLRGRDRIVFGNIQQIYEWHRDYFLQELQQCLKDPDWLAQLFIKHERRLHMYVVYCQNKPKSEHVLSEFGDSYFEELRQQLGHRLQLNDLLIKPVQRIMKYQLLLKDFLKYYRRAGMDTEELEQAVEVMCFVPKRCNDMMSLGRLRGFEGKLTAQGKLLGQDTFLVTEPEAGGLLSSRGRERRVFLFEQIVIFSEALGGGGRGGAQPGYVYKNSIKVSCLGLEGNLQGNPCRFALTSRGPEGGIQRYVLQASDPAVSQAWIKQVAQILESQRDFLNALQSPIEYQRRESQTNSLGRPGGPGVGSPGRIRPGDLAQASMHTPINGSLPSLLLLPRGEVSRVQLPLDTQALSDALQTPHDSPALPTVNTPPCQARLAKLDEDEL, via the exons ATGGAGCACTCGCAAGGATCCATAAATTCAGTTATGAGGGTCATATGCCAAGTTCTGGTTGACCCTTTCAG GCCCCCGGAGAGAGATCCCTTAGGGCCTGGGAGTACCAAGACAGAGAGTGATTGTACCGAGGAGGATCAGACAGGGGAGCACGAACGTGAGGTCCTCGCCTGGGCTCCGCAGCCCG AATCCTATTCTATTGCCGTCAGTGAGGGGAGTGTGTCAGCGTCTGCTGTCTCGGGGctggctgccctgtctggccccAGCTCTGGCCTCAGCTCCGATCCATGTTCTCCGATTCCCCCTGGACCAGTAACTGGCCTGAGGAGATGGTTGGATCATTCCAAACATTGTCTCagtgtggaaactgaggcagagagtggTCAGACCGGACAATGTGAG AACTGGATGCTGGAGCCAACTTTAACCACAGGACAGGAGCTGCCTGAACTGACATTACTGACTACATTGCTGGAGGGTCCTGGAGACAAGGCACAG CCAACTGAAGAGGAAACTTTGTCTCAAGCTCCCAAGAATGAGGAAGAGCAGAAGAAGACGGCTCTGGAAAGGAGTAT GTTTGTCCTGAGTGAGCtggtggaaacagaaagaatgtatGTGGACGACTTGGGACACATTGTAGAG GGTTACATGGCTACCATGGCTACTCAGGGGGTCCCTGAGAGTCTCCGAGGTCGTGACAGGATTGTGTTTGGGAACATTCAGCAGATCTATGAGTGGCACCGAGA CTATTTCCTGCAGGAGCTGCAGCAGTGTTTGAAAGATCCTGATTGGTTGGCTCAGCTGTTCATCAAACAT GAGCGCCGActgcatatgtatgtggtgtacTGCCAGAACAAACCCAAGTCAGAGCACGTGCTCTCAGAGTTTGGGGACAGCTACTTTGAG gaGCTCAGGCAGCAGCTGGGACACCGACTGCAGCTCAATGACCTCCTCATTAAACCAGTGCAGCGAATCATGAAATACCAGTTGCTGCTGAAG GATTTCCTAAAGTATTACAGAAGAGCTGGGATGGATACTGAGGAGCTGGAG CAAGCTGTGGAGGTCATGTGCTTCGTACCTAAGCGATGCAATGATATGATGTCCCTGGGGAGACTTCGGGGATTTGAG GGAAAACTGACTGCTCAGGGGAAGCTCTTGGGCCAGGACACATTCTTGGTTACAGAGCCTGAAGCTGGGGGTCTGCTTTCTTCCCGGGGTCGGGAGAGGCGTGTCTTCCTGTTCGAGCAAATCGTTATCTTCAGTGAGGCCCTGGGAGGAGGAGGCCGAGGTGGCGCGCAGCCTGGCTATGTGTACAAGAACAGCATCAAG GTGAGCTGCCTAGGGCTGGAGGGGAATCTCCAAGGCAACCCTTGCCGGTTTGCGCTGACCTCTAGAGGGCCAGAAGGTGGGATTCAGCGCTACGTTCTGCAGGCTTCAGACCCTGCAGTCAGTCAAGCCTGGATCAAGCAAGTGGCCCAGATCCTGGAAAGCCAGCGTGACTTTCTCAACG CATTACAGTCACCCATTGAATACCAGAGACGAGAGAGCCAGACCAACAGCCTGGGGCGACCAGGAGGGCCTGGGGTAGGGAGCCCTGGGAGAATACGGCCTGGAGACCTGGCCCAGGccagcatgcacacacccatcaatggctctctcccctccctgctgctTCTGCCCAGAGGGGAGGTGTCCAGAGTGCAGTTGCCCCTGGATACACAG GCTCTCAGTGATGCCCTCCAGACTCCTCATgactctccagcccttcccactGTGAACACTCCTCCCTGTCAGGCCAGGCTCGCCAAGCTGGATGAAGATGAGCTGTAA
- the Arhgef25 gene encoding rho guanine nucleotide exchange factor 25 isoform X3 — translation MRGGHKGGRCACPRVIRKVLAKCGCCFSRGGRESYSIAVSEGSVSASAVSGLAALSGPSSGLSSDPCSPIPPGPVTGLRRWLDHSKHCLSVETEAESGQTGQCENWMLEPTLTTGQELPELTLLTTLLEGPGDKAQPTEEETLSQAPKNEEEQKKTALERSMFVLSELVETERMYVDDLGHIVEGYMATMATQGVPESLRGRDRIVFGNIQQIYEWHRDYFLQELQQCLKDPDWLAQLFIKHERRLHMYVVYCQNKPKSEHVLSEFGDSYFEELRQQLGHRLQLNDLLIKPVQRIMKYQLLLKDFLKYYRRAGMDTEELEQAVEVMCFVPKRCNDMMSLGRLRGFEGKLTAQGKLLGQDTFLVTEPEAGGLLSSRGRERRVFLFEQIVIFSEALGGGGRGGAQPGYVYKNSIKVSCLGLEGNLQGNPCRFALTSRGPEGGIQRYVLQASDPAVSQAWIKQVAQILESQRDFLNALQSPIEYQRRESQTNSLGRPGGPGVGSPGRIRPGDLAQASMHTPINGSLPSLLLLPRGEVSRVQLPLDTQALSDALQTPHDSPALPTVNTPPCQARLAKLDEDEL, via the exons ATGCGGGGGGGTCACAAAGGGGGTCGCTGTGCCTGTCCCCGTGTGATTCGAAAAGTGCTGGCAAAATGCGGCTGCTGCTTCTCCCGGGGGGGACGTG AATCCTATTCTATTGCCGTCAGTGAGGGGAGTGTGTCAGCGTCTGCTGTCTCGGGGctggctgccctgtctggccccAGCTCTGGCCTCAGCTCCGATCCATGTTCTCCGATTCCCCCTGGACCAGTAACTGGCCTGAGGAGATGGTTGGATCATTCCAAACATTGTCTCagtgtggaaactgaggcagagagtggTCAGACCGGACAATGTGAG AACTGGATGCTGGAGCCAACTTTAACCACAGGACAGGAGCTGCCTGAACTGACATTACTGACTACATTGCTGGAGGGTCCTGGAGACAAGGCACAG CCAACTGAAGAGGAAACTTTGTCTCAAGCTCCCAAGAATGAGGAAGAGCAGAAGAAGACGGCTCTGGAAAGGAGTAT GTTTGTCCTGAGTGAGCtggtggaaacagaaagaatgtatGTGGACGACTTGGGACACATTGTAGAG GGTTACATGGCTACCATGGCTACTCAGGGGGTCCCTGAGAGTCTCCGAGGTCGTGACAGGATTGTGTTTGGGAACATTCAGCAGATCTATGAGTGGCACCGAGA CTATTTCCTGCAGGAGCTGCAGCAGTGTTTGAAAGATCCTGATTGGTTGGCTCAGCTGTTCATCAAACAT GAGCGCCGActgcatatgtatgtggtgtacTGCCAGAACAAACCCAAGTCAGAGCACGTGCTCTCAGAGTTTGGGGACAGCTACTTTGAG gaGCTCAGGCAGCAGCTGGGACACCGACTGCAGCTCAATGACCTCCTCATTAAACCAGTGCAGCGAATCATGAAATACCAGTTGCTGCTGAAG GATTTCCTAAAGTATTACAGAAGAGCTGGGATGGATACTGAGGAGCTGGAG CAAGCTGTGGAGGTCATGTGCTTCGTACCTAAGCGATGCAATGATATGATGTCCCTGGGGAGACTTCGGGGATTTGAG GGAAAACTGACTGCTCAGGGGAAGCTCTTGGGCCAGGACACATTCTTGGTTACAGAGCCTGAAGCTGGGGGTCTGCTTTCTTCCCGGGGTCGGGAGAGGCGTGTCTTCCTGTTCGAGCAAATCGTTATCTTCAGTGAGGCCCTGGGAGGAGGAGGCCGAGGTGGCGCGCAGCCTGGCTATGTGTACAAGAACAGCATCAAG GTGAGCTGCCTAGGGCTGGAGGGGAATCTCCAAGGCAACCCTTGCCGGTTTGCGCTGACCTCTAGAGGGCCAGAAGGTGGGATTCAGCGCTACGTTCTGCAGGCTTCAGACCCTGCAGTCAGTCAAGCCTGGATCAAGCAAGTGGCCCAGATCCTGGAAAGCCAGCGTGACTTTCTCAACG CATTACAGTCACCCATTGAATACCAGAGACGAGAGAGCCAGACCAACAGCCTGGGGCGACCAGGAGGGCCTGGGGTAGGGAGCCCTGGGAGAATACGGCCTGGAGACCTGGCCCAGGccagcatgcacacacccatcaatggctctctcccctccctgctgctTCTGCCCAGAGGGGAGGTGTCCAGAGTGCAGTTGCCCCTGGATACACAG GCTCTCAGTGATGCCCTCCAGACTCCTCATgactctccagcccttcccactGTGAACACTCCTCCCTGTCAGGCCAGGCTCGCCAAGCTGGATGAAGATGAGCTGTAA